In the genome of Xanthomonas hortorum pv. pelargonii, the window CAGCGCGTACCGGTGCCTGGGCATAGGCGGCATCGGTCTTGAACACCGCCACGGCGTCGGTGAGCTGGGTGGCCTGGTCTTCCAGCGCACGTGCGGCGGCAGTGGCTTCTTCCACCAACGCGGCGTTCTGCTGGGTGGTTTCGTCCATCTGGGTGATGGTCTGGTTGACCTGTTCGATCCCGGCCGACTGTTCCTGCGAGGCGGCGGAAATCTCGCCCATGATGTCGGTCACGCGCTGCACGCTGGCCACCACTTCGCCCATGGTCTTGCCGGCGGCGTGCACCAGTGCCGAGCCTTCGGCGACACGCTCGACCGAATCGTCGATCAGGCCCTTGATCTCCTTGGCCGCCGCAGACGAACGCTGGGCCAGCGTGCGCACTTCCGAGGCCACCACCGCGAACCCGCGGCCCTGTTCGCCGGCACGTGCCGCTTCCACCGCCGCGTTCAAGGCCAGGATATTGGTCTGGAAGGCGATGCCGTCGATGACGGAGATGATGTCGGCGATCTTCTTGGACGAGGCTTCGATGCCGCTCATGGTCTGCACCACCTTGCGGACCACGTCGCCGCCTTGCGAGGCCACGCTGGCCGCGCCGATGGCGAGCTGGTTGGCCTGGCGTGCGCCTTCGGCATTCTGCTTGACGGTGGAGGTGAGCTCTTCCATCGAGGCGGCGGTTTCTTCCAGGTTGGCGGCCTGTTGTTCGGTGCGCTGCGACAGATCCTGGTTGCCGGCGGCGATCTCGCTGGCGGCGCCCTTGATCGAAATCGCCGACTCCTTGATGCCGCTGACGATCTCGGCCAGCTGCGTGGCCGTGGCATTGGCATCGTCACGCATCTGCGCGAACACGCCGCGGAAATCGCCGCTCATGCGTGCGGTGAGATCGCCGGCAGCGATCGACTGCAACAGGCCGGACAACGCCTGCAGGTTGCCGTCGGCGGTGGACATCAGGTTATTGAGGCTTTCCACCATCACACGGAAGTCGTACTGGAAGCGCTCGGCATCGCCGCGGGCGCTGAAGTCGCCATTGGCGGCCGACTGGGCCAGGTGCTTGATCTCGGTATTCATCGCGCCGAGGTTGAGCTTGACCTGCGCCATGGTGTCGCTGAGCACGGCCTTTTCGCCGGGCAGCTTTTCCATGTCCTCGGACAGATCACCGATCGCGTAGCGGCCCATGATCTGCGCCAGACGCATCTTCACCGCGATGTGCGAGCCCACCAGGTTGTTGGTGTCGTGCGCCATGCGGCCGTACTCGCCGGGGAAGGCTGCCGCATCGATGCGGAAGCTGATCTGGCCGTCGTCGTGACGCTTGGCCATGTCGGTCTGCGCGCTGAGCAGGTTGCGCAGTTGCAGCTGCATCTTGCTCATGGCCTTGAGCAGGCGGCCGGCTTCGTCATTGGCCTGCGTGTTGACGTCGTTGTCCAGGTTGCCGCCGGCAATCGCTTCTGCGGCGCGGGTGGCGCGGCTCAACGGCTGGGTGAGGCTGCGGGTGATCAGCAGGCCCAGCGTACCGCTCAGCAGCACCACCAGCAGCGAACCGCCGATCAGCAGCTTGCGTGAGTCGTCCATGGACTTCAGCGCCACTGCGGATGCGTCGGCAGACAGCCTGTCCTGCAAGGCGATGTTTTCGGCGATCTTGTCCTGCCACTGCTGCATTGCAGGTGCAGCCTTGGTCAATAGCAAAGGCAGTGCCTCGTCGCTGTGGTTCGTCATGACCAGATCGATGACCTTGTCGTTCAATTCCTTGGCAACCGCGCGACGACGATCGACCTCCGCCCGAATGGCCTTGCCTTCTTCGGATGGCGGAATCTTGTACAGCTCATCGCGCGCCTTGAGATAGTCGGCGCGCGCACCCTTGATGATCTCGATGAATCGGAGGTTGTCTTCGTTGGAGGTCGGCAGCACGACATTGCGAATCTGCATTGAAATGATGTAATTGGCATTCATCATGTCGTTGGACAGCCGGATCTTCACCATATTCTGGTGCACCAGATGGTCGACAAGCACACGTGCCGAGGTCAGCCCGCGATAGCCGATGAAGGCGATGATGCCTGACAACACGATCAGCACGGCAAAAGCCGCCGCCAATCGAGGGCCGACGTTGTAGCGTTGGAAAAGTGCGGTCATGACAGATCCTGGATGGCGTTATGCGATGAAAAGGAGCGACCGAGTAGCGCCGACCACTTGCTGTATGCCGCGTCGCTATGCGCAGTAACGGCGCGTCATGCTGATCACTTAATACCTCGATATCAGAAATATATAAGTCGAGTCACGCTTGTGAAAATGGCGTAGACAAATAAATCGTTTTCCGATCCGCATTAAAATTTCCAGAGTGTCGATAATGTCGAGCTGGACCGATCAATAATTAATACATAAGTAAAATATTATTATATATATGCGTTTATCCTTATCTCATTGCTGAGGCTGCTTTCGAAACGTTGCGACAATAAAAAAGCCACGCTCTCGAAAGAGCGCAGCTTCGATGTCACCGGCCTGCAGCCTGCCGATGAGTGCGTTTAGAACTCCGCCCAATCCGACTCGTTGGACGGCGCCGCTGCGGCGGCAGTACGTGCGGTCGACCGTGCGGTAGCTGGCTTGGAGGCAGCCAGCTTGGACACCGATGACCTGGCAGCGGGCGTCTTGGCAGCAGGCGCAGTGCTGGCGGCTGGACGCTTGGCGGTGATGTGGCGCACCACCGGGGTGGCGCGTGTCACTGCTTCCAGCTCGGCCGACAGCCGGAACAGCGCGACCGCTTCGGTGAGCTGCTGCGCCTGCTCTTCCATCGAGCGTGCGGCGGCGGTGGCTTCTTCCACCAGCGCGGCGTTCTGCTGGGTGGCTTCGTCCATGTGGGTGACGGTCTGGTTGACCTGTTCGATACCGGCCGACTGCTCCTGCGAGGCGGCGGAAATCTCGCTCATGATGTCGGTGACGCGCTGCACCGAAGAGACGATCTCGCTCATGGTGCTGCCGGCCTGATTGACCAGCGCCGAGCCTTCGGCCACCTTGCTCACCGAGTCGTCGATCAGGCTCTTGATTTCCTTCGCTGCGCCGGCCGAACGCTGTGCCAGCGTGCGTACTTCCGAGGCGACCACCGCAAATCCACGGCCCTGCTCACCGGCACGCGCCGCTTCCACCGCCGCATTCAACGCGAGGATGTTTGTCTGGAAGGCGATACCGTCGATGACGCTGATGATCTCGGCGATCTTTCTGGACGAGGTCTCGATGCCGGACATGGTGGTGACCACCTGGCCGACGACGCTGCCACCGTGTGAGGCCACACCGGCTGCGCCGATCGCCAGCTGATTGGCCTGGCGCGCGTGTTCGGCGTTCTGCTTGACGGTGGAGGTGAGTTCTTCCATCGAGGCGGCGGTTTCTTCCAGATTGGCCGCCTGCTGCTCGGTGCGCTGCGACAGGTCCTGGTTGCCGGCGGCGATTTCGCCCGCGGCGGTGTTGATAGCCAAGGTGGAGTGCTTGATGCGGCCGACGATGTCGGTCAGGCGCTGGGTGGTGGCATTGGCATCGTCGCGCAGGCGCGCGAACACGCCGTGGAACTCGCCATCCATACGCGCGGTGAGATCGCCCTCGGCCACTGCACCGAGCAACTGCGAGAGCTTGCCCAGATTGCGGTCGCTGACTTCCATCATCGAGTTCAGATCCGACACCATCACCGCGAAGTCGTACTTGAAGCGTGCTGCATCGCCACGTGCGCTGAAATCGCCGGCGGCGGCGGCCTGTGCCAGCTGCTTGATCTCGGTGTTGATCGACAACAGGCTGGCCTTGGCCGCATCCATCGCTTCATGCAGGATCGCGCGGCTGGCCGGCAGACGGCGTGCGTCCTGGGTCAGGTCGCCTTGCGCGTATTGATTGAGGATGCGCACCGAATCGGTGATGGCATCCAGATGCTCGAAGATCATCGTGTTGATGCCGCCGGCCAGGTTGCCGTACACGCCGGGGAAATCTTCCGGCATGCGGTGGGTGATGTCTTCGGCCGCATGCAGATGCGACATGCGCGCGGTTTCGTCGCTGAAGCGGCGCAGCATTTGCGTCATGCCACCGGTGGCCTCCAGCATCTGGCCGATTTCGTCGTTGCTGGTCTTGCTGACCTGCACGCTCAGATCGCCACGCGAGACCGCCTTGATCGCGCCCAGTGCCTTGGACAGCGGGGTGGTGATGCTGCGTGCGATCAACCAGCCGAAGGTGACCGACAACGCTGCCATCAGCAGCGTGCCGAGCAACAGCACCGCGCTGGTGAGTTTGAACGAGGATGCGCTGGCAGCGACCATATCGCTCAGTGCCTTGGACTGCTGTGCATAGAGCTTGTCGACCGAGGCGAACAGTTCCTTTCGGATCTCGCCGGACTGCTTGCGCGAAAATTCCATCGCTGCGGTGCGGTCAGGGTCTGTGTAGAGCTTGCGCAGTTGCTGGTTGGCCGCGAAGTAGCGTGCGCTGGCATCGGTCAGCTTGGCGTACTCGGCCTTCAGCGGCGAAGCGGCGCCGATCTTGGTATCCAGGATTTTCTGCGTTTCGACGTACTTGGCCTGGATCTCGTCCATGCGCTTGAAGAACATCGCATAGCGTTCCGGATCGTCGAGATTGACGAACTGGCCCACTTCATAAACGCGGAATTCGCCAGCGAAACCACGCAACTCGGACAGGCGGCTCAGCACCGGCACCACGTCCTGATTGATCAGGTCGGTTTCCTGCTGCATCTGCTTCATGCGTGAAAAGCCGAGTCCACCCAGCAGGGCAGTCAGCACGGCGCTCAGGCAAAAGGCAGCCATCAGTTTGCGACGGATCGGCCAATCGTTGAATTTGTTCATCAGTTACTCCGGAGCATTACGCAGGAACGCTGTCCTGGTGGCTAACGGCCTGGAGCGATGATTCTTTATCTTTGAAGGATGAACGGTGCGGCGAACGGCTTGCGTGGGCCGCGATCAAGCCGCTTGAGAAGCGGCCGTGGCGGGCAGGGCGGGGACGCCAGTTGCAGGTCATGCGTAGGGGTGAAGATGCCTGGCTGCTGCAGTACGCACGCAGCGAACGCCTGTATCAGAATTCGTGCCACTGACTGTCGTTGCCCGCGTTGCTCGACGTCCTGCCTGCCGAGTGAGGCTGCGGCGCTGCCACATGCTTGCCGGCTACTGGCGCACGTTTGGGAGAAGGCGCAGCGCTGAAGGCCGGTTTGACGTTCGATTTGGCGGTGGATGCAACAGGCTTGGGCCTGGCTGCAGGCGTGAGCTTGAACACCGCCACCGCGTCGGTCAGCTGGCCGGCCTGTTCTTCCATTGCACGTGCCGCAGCGGTGGCTTCTTCCACCAGCGCTGCGTTCTGCTGGGTGGCTTCGTCCATCTGGGTGACGGTAAGGTTGACCTGCTCGATCCCGCTGGATTGCTCCTGCGAGGCGGCGGAAATCTCGCCCATGATGTCGGTGACGCGCTGCACGCTGGCCACGATTTCACTCATGGTGGTGCCGGCCTGATGCACCAGCGACGCGCCCTGCGCGACCTTGCTCACCGAATCGTCGATCAGGTGCTTGATCTCTTTTGCAGCGCCGGCCGAACGCTGTGCGAGCGTGCGCACCTCGGAGGCGACCACCGCAAAACCACGGCCCTGTTCGCCGGCACGCGCCGCTTCCACGGCCGCGTTCAAGGCCAGGATATTGGTCTGGAACGCGATGCCGTCGATGACGCTGATGATCTCGGCGATCTTCTTCGAAGACACTTGAATGCCGGACATGGTGGTGACCACCTGCGCCACCACCGCGCCGCCATGCGAGGCGACATCGGCGGCGCCGATCGCCAGCTGGTTGGCCTGACGTGCGCTCTCGGCGTTCTGCTTGACGGTGGAGGTGAGTTCTTCCATCGATGCGGCGGTTTCTTCCAGATTGGCCGCCTGTTGTTCGGTGCGTTGCGACAGATCGTTGTTGCCGGCGGCAATTTCGCTGGCCGCTGCATTGATCTGCGTGGCCGAGGTCTGGATGCCGGAAACGATCTCGGTCAACTGCGCCACGGTGGCATTGGCGTCATCGCGCATGCGCGCAAACACACCCTGGAAGTCGCCATCCATGCGCACGCTGAGGTCGCCTTCGGCCAGCGCGCTGAGCAGGCTGGAAATACGCTCCAGTCCCTGCGAGGTGGTGTCCAGCAAACCATTGAGCTGACGGCCGAATTCCAGATAGAAGCCGTGCTTGTCGTCCAATGCGAGGCGCTGCCCGAAGTCGCCCATCAAGGCGGACTGCACCACTGCAGCGACTTCTTGTTGCGTGCTGACCTCGGCGCTGACATTGCGCCACAGCAACATGCTGCCGCTGCGATGACCGTCGGCGGCATACAGCGGGGTCATGGTCAGGTCCAGCGTGACCGGACCGAAGGTGTAACGCTCCAGCGTGGTGGACTGCAGGTGCTGCAGGCGTTGCGAGCGCGCCTTGCCGTCGGCGTCAGCGCCGAATACATAGTCCAGCGGTTTGCCCACCACCGCATCGGCGCTGAAGCCCTGCTGGCCCTTTGCGTGAAACGCCGCTTCGCCGCATTTCAACGAGGTGTGCAGCGCTTCGGTGATGAACACCGCGTTGTGCTGTTCGTCGGCGAGCAGCACTTCCATCTCCGAATGCTCCAGCGCGGTGCGGATGCGCAGGTTTTCGTTGGCGATCTGCGCATCGCGCTCGATGCGCTGGCGCAGGTCGCTCTGCATGCGGCGCATGGCGCCCATCAGGCGGCCGACCTCGTCCTGGCGCTGCACGGCGATCTGGTTGTCCAGCTTGCCGGACGCGATCGCATCGGCCACTTTTGCAGCGGCATCGAGCGGGCGCACCACCTGACGGCGCAATAGCGCCAGCAGCGCAAGGCTGAGCACCAGTGCCGAACCCAGACCAACCGCCAGAATGCTCCACAACAGGCGATGCGCCTGCTGCATGATCGTTGCATACGGCACCACCACGCCCAGCGCAAAGCGCTCCTGCGCCTGGCCGATCTGCAGCGGTACATAGGCGCTCACCGCGCCGTTGCTGTCCGGGGTGAAGTCGATGGCGTCCTTGCCGGCCTTGATCGCATCCAGCATGGCGCGGTGGCGTGCATCGTTGGCCGGCTTGCCGATGCGGGCGGTGTCGCGCGAGGCCAGCACGATGCCGCCGGGCGACAGCAGTTCCACATAGCCGCCGTCCATCGGGTGCAGGGCGCTCAGGCGCTGCTGCAATGCGGCCAGCGCGATATCCACCGAGACCACGCCCAGATACGTGCCGTCCTGCATGATCGGCGTGGACAGGGTGGTCATCAGCACGGTCTTGCCGCCGATCTGATAATCGTAAGGTTCGGCCACGATCTGCCGGCCAAGTTCGCGCGGCTTGATGTTCCAGTCGCCCAGGCCCGGGGTTTCGTAATCGGCGAGCGGCTCGCGTACCAGGGTCTGCCCGTCGCGCCCCCAATAGGTCATGAAACGGCCGCTGGCATCGTGGCCTTTGGCGCTGACATAGGCACTGTCCTTGCCGTCGAACGCCTGCGCTTCCCACAGCGTGCCCATGCCCACCCACTCGGGGTGGTCCTGCAGTTGGTCGTGCACCACCGCGGCGGCCGTCTCGCGATTGATGGTGCCGTTGGCCCGCTGCACCAGCAGCGTGGTGGCCAGGGCCTTGCCGGTGGTGAATGCCTGGCCCAACTCGCCGCCGATCTGCTCGGCCTGGAAATGCGCCGCGTTCTGCATCGTGGCCTGCGCAGACGCGTTCAAGGCGCGGCTGCTCTGCCAGTAGCTGATGGCCGCGGTCAGACCGAAGCACAGCAATGCGGCCACTGCGGTGCCCAGCATCAGGCGGTACGCCAGACTGCCGCCGGAGCGAGATTGCGTGGAAGACACGGTCATGGGAGTCGCTGCGAAAGAAGGGGGTGACTGCTGAAGGCGACGGTGTGGATGTTGCTCAGCCGGTGGCGAGCATGGCTCCTGCGCGTGCGCCAACGCGGCTGTGGCTGCGCTGTGCAGGAACCGCTGCGCTCACCCGGAAGCTGGACACCGCCTCGTCGAGCTGCTGCGCCTGCTGCTGCATGGCGTTGGCGGCGGCGGTGGCTTCTTCCACCAGCGCGGCGTTCTGCTGGGTGCTCTCGTCCATCTGGGTAACGGTGAGATTGACCTGCTCGATACCGGCCGATTGTTCCTGGGAGGCAGCGGAGATCTCGCTCATGATGTCGGTCACGCGCTGCACCGAGGACACGATTTCGGCCATGGTCTTGCCTGCCTGATCCACCAGCGCCGAGCCCTGTGCCACCTTGCCGACCGAGTCGTCGATCAGGTGCTTGATCTCTTTCGCCGCGCCGGCTGAGCGCTGTGCCAGCGTGCGCACTTCCGAGGCCACAACCGCAAACCCGCGACCCTGTTCGCCGGCACGCGCGGCTTCCACCGCCGCGTTCAAGGCCAGGATGTTGGTTTGAAAGGCGATGCCGTCGATGACGCTGATGATTTCGGCGATTTTCTTGGACGAGGTCTGGATACCGGACATGGTGTCCACCACCTGGCTGACCACGTGCCCGCCTTGCGATGCCACCGATGCCGCGCCGATCGCCAGTTGATTGGCCTGGCGTGCGCTCTCGGCGTTTTGCTTCACGGTGGAGGTGAGTTCCTCCATCGAGGCGGCGGTTTCTTCCAGATTGGCCGCTTGTTGTTCGGTGCGCTGCGACAGATCGTTGTTGCCGGCGGCGATTTCGCTGGCCGATCCGGTGATGGAACTGGCCGCTTGCTGGATGCGTCCGACGATGCCGGCCAACTGGGTTGCAGTGGTGTTGGCGTCATCGCGCATGCGTGCAAACACGCCGTGGAACTGGCCGTCCATGCGCGCAGTGAGGTCGCCCTCGGCCAGCGCGGCCAGCAGCTCGGACAGCTTGCCCAGGTTGCGGTCGCTGACCTCCATCATCGCGTTGAGGTCGTTGATCATGCGTGCCGAATCGTGCTTGAAGCGTGTGGCATCGCCGCGCTGGCTGAAGTCGCCATTGGCCGCAGCCTGGGCCAGACGCTTGATCTCGGTGTTGATCGCCAGCAGGCTGGCCTTGGCCGCATCCATCGCTTCATGCAGCACGGCACGCGTGCCGGGCAGGCGTTCGGCGTCACGCGACAGGTCGCCTTGCGCGTATTCGTTGAGTACCCCGATCGCATCGATGATGGCGTCCAGGTGTTCGAAGATCATGGTGTTGATGCCGCCGGCCAGCTCGCCGTAGACACCGGGGAAATCGGTCGGCATGCGATGGCTGACGTCTTCGCCGGCGTGCATGTGCATCATCACCTTGGTCTGCGCGGAGAAGCGCTCCAGCGTGTGCACCATCTCGTCGGTGGCCTTGAGCATCTGGCCGATTTCATCGCTGCCGTGCTGGGCGGTGCGCACGCTCAGATCGCCACGCGCCACGCCCTTGATGGCGGCAAGCGCACGCGACACCGGCTCCAGAATCGAGTTGCCGATCAGCCAGCCCACCAGCAGATTGATCAGTACCAGAACGCCGCCGGCCACGGCGACAATGCCGGTGAAGGCCAGCGCCTGCGCCTGGGTGTCGTCCAGATACACGCCGGTGCCGATCACCCAGCCCCACGGCTTGTACAGCGCCGCGTAGGAGGTCTTCTGCACCGGGTCTTTTTCGCCCGGCTTGGCCCAGGCGTAATCGACGTAGCCGCCGCCAGCCTGCGCGGCAGTGACGAATGCCGGAAAGATGCGCTTG includes:
- a CDS encoding methyl-accepting chemotaxis protein; the protein is MTALFQRYNVGPRLAAAFAVLIVLSGIIAFIGYRGLTSARVLVDHLVHQNMVKIRLSNDMMNANYIISMQIRNVVLPTSNEDNLRFIEIIKGARADYLKARDELYKIPPSEEGKAIRAEVDRRRAVAKELNDKVIDLVMTNHSDEALPLLLTKAAPAMQQWQDKIAENIALQDRLSADASAVALKSMDDSRKLLIGGSLLVVLLSGTLGLLITRSLTQPLSRATRAAEAIAGGNLDNDVNTQANDEAGRLLKAMSKMQLQLRNLLSAQTDMAKRHDDGQISFRIDAAAFPGEYGRMAHDTNNLVGSHIAVKMRLAQIMGRYAIGDLSEDMEKLPGEKAVLSDTMAQVKLNLGAMNTEIKHLAQSAANGDFSARGDAERFQYDFRVMVESLNNLMSTADGNLQALSGLLQSIAAGDLTARMSGDFRGVFAQMRDDANATATQLAEIVSGIKESAISIKGAASEIAAGNQDLSQRTEQQAANLEETAASMEELTSTVKQNAEGARQANQLAIGAASVASQGGDVVRKVVQTMSGIEASSKKIADIISVIDGIAFQTNILALNAAVEAARAGEQGRGFAVVASEVRTLAQRSSAAAKEIKGLIDDSVERVAEGSALVHAAGKTMGEVVASVQRVTDIMGEISAASQEQSAGIEQVNQTITQMDETTQQNAALVEEATAAARALEDQATQLTDAVAVFKTDAAYAQAPVRAAVLRPAVTTAVKAKVAAAGRSAVSKPRAVVTAPSNDSSWQEF
- a CDS encoding methyl-accepting chemotaxis protein — encoded protein: MNKFNDWPIRRKLMAAFCLSAVLTALLGGLGFSRMKQMQQETDLINQDVVPVLSRLSELRGFAGEFRVYEVGQFVNLDDPERYAMFFKRMDEIQAKYVETQKILDTKIGAASPLKAEYAKLTDASARYFAANQQLRKLYTDPDRTAAMEFSRKQSGEIRKELFASVDKLYAQQSKALSDMVAASASSFKLTSAVLLLGTLLMAALSVTFGWLIARSITTPLSKALGAIKAVSRGDLSVQVSKTSNDEIGQMLEATGGMTQMLRRFSDETARMSHLHAAEDITHRMPEDFPGVYGNLAGGINTMIFEHLDAITDSVRILNQYAQGDLTQDARRLPASRAILHEAMDAAKASLLSINTEIKQLAQAAAAGDFSARGDAARFKYDFAVMVSDLNSMMEVSDRNLGKLSQLLGAVAEGDLTARMDGEFHGVFARLRDDANATTQRLTDIVGRIKHSTLAINTAAGEIAAGNQDLSQRTEQQAANLEETAASMEELTSTVKQNAEHARQANQLAIGAAGVASHGGSVVGQVVTTMSGIETSSRKIAEIISVIDGIAFQTNILALNAAVEAARAGEQGRGFAVVASEVRTLAQRSAGAAKEIKSLIDDSVSKVAEGSALVNQAGSTMSEIVSSVQRVTDIMSEISAASQEQSAGIEQVNQTVTHMDEATQQNAALVEEATAAARSMEEQAQQLTEAVALFRLSAELEAVTRATPVVRHITAKRPAASTAPAAKTPAARSSVSKLAASKPATARSTARTAAAAAPSNESDWAEF
- a CDS encoding methyl-accepting chemotaxis protein; translated protein: MTVSSTQSRSGGSLAYRLMLGTAVAALLCFGLTAAISYWQSSRALNASAQATMQNAAHFQAEQIGGELGQAFTTGKALATTLLVQRANGTINRETAAAVVHDQLQDHPEWVGMGTLWEAQAFDGKDSAYVSAKGHDASGRFMTYWGRDGQTLVREPLADYETPGLGDWNIKPRELGRQIVAEPYDYQIGGKTVLMTTLSTPIMQDGTYLGVVSVDIALAALQQRLSALHPMDGGYVELLSPGGIVLASRDTARIGKPANDARHRAMLDAIKAGKDAIDFTPDSNGAVSAYVPLQIGQAQERFALGVVVPYATIMQQAHRLLWSILAVGLGSALVLSLALLALLRRQVVRPLDAAAKVADAIASGKLDNQIAVQRQDEVGRLMGAMRRMQSDLRQRIERDAQIANENLRIRTALEHSEMEVLLADEQHNAVFITEALHTSLKCGEAAFHAKGQQGFSADAVVGKPLDYVFGADADGKARSQRLQHLQSTTLERYTFGPVTLDLTMTPLYAADGHRSGSMLLWRNVSAEVSTQQEVAAVVQSALMGDFGQRLALDDKHGFYLEFGRQLNGLLDTTSQGLERISSLLSALAEGDLSVRMDGDFQGVFARMRDDANATVAQLTEIVSGIQTSATQINAAASEIAAGNNDLSQRTEQQAANLEETAASMEELTSTVKQNAESARQANQLAIGAADVASHGGAVVAQVVTTMSGIQVSSKKIAEIISVIDGIAFQTNILALNAAVEAARAGEQGRGFAVVASEVRTLAQRSAGAAKEIKHLIDDSVSKVAQGASLVHQAGTTMSEIVASVQRVTDIMGEISAASQEQSSGIEQVNLTVTQMDEATQQNAALVEEATAAARAMEEQAGQLTDAVAVFKLTPAARPKPVASTAKSNVKPAFSAAPSPKRAPVAGKHVAAPQPHSAGRTSSNAGNDSQWHEF